Proteins from a genomic interval of Rhodothermus marinus:
- a CDS encoding class II D-tagatose-bisphosphate aldolase non-catalytic subunit, which yields MQVQTLLTAPFDRLATHARGFVGWMAELLLGPLAYQHTLLAVCPNSEAVTRAALEAAGAANAPLLFAATLNQVDLDGGYTGWTPATLAQFVADELSCLNLHISVVLGLDHGGPWKKDLHARNRLPFEETFQAVLRAIEACLDAGYGLLHLDPTVDLELSPGTPVPIPRIVERTVVLLRHAETYRLRRNLPPVAYEVGTEEVGGGLQAEARMAEFLDRLWSALDREGLPHPVFVVGDIGTRLDTRTFDFERARRLDTLVRSYGALIKGHYTDDVDRLDLYPKAGIGGANVGPGLAAIEFEALEGLVDEARRRGLSVTFDQAIRQAVVESGRWTKWLQPEEKGRPFEALDPERQRWLVATGSRYVWTHPAVLQARRELYEALAPWLDADAFVRERIKTRLMDYFRAFNLIEFNERLKAFLPE from the coding sequence ATGCAGGTGCAGACGCTGCTTACCGCCCCTTTCGATCGGCTGGCGACCCATGCCCGCGGGTTTGTCGGCTGGATGGCCGAGCTGCTGCTGGGTCCGCTGGCCTATCAGCATACGCTGCTGGCCGTCTGCCCCAATTCGGAAGCGGTTACGAGGGCCGCACTGGAGGCTGCCGGAGCCGCCAACGCACCGCTGCTTTTTGCTGCCACGCTGAACCAGGTAGATCTGGACGGTGGCTATACGGGATGGACACCGGCCACGCTGGCACAGTTTGTGGCGGACGAGCTGTCCTGCCTGAACCTGCACATCTCCGTCGTACTCGGCCTGGACCACGGCGGCCCCTGGAAAAAGGATCTGCACGCCCGCAACCGGTTGCCCTTTGAGGAAACCTTTCAGGCTGTTCTACGCGCCATCGAGGCCTGTCTGGATGCCGGCTACGGCCTGCTGCATCTGGATCCGACCGTCGATCTGGAGCTATCGCCCGGCACGCCGGTGCCCATCCCGCGCATTGTCGAACGCACGGTAGTGCTTTTGCGCCACGCCGAAACCTATCGACTTCGCCGCAACCTGCCGCCGGTCGCCTACGAGGTGGGCACCGAAGAAGTCGGCGGTGGCCTGCAGGCCGAAGCGCGCATGGCGGAATTTCTGGATCGGCTCTGGAGTGCACTGGACCGGGAAGGCCTGCCTCACCCGGTGTTCGTGGTGGGCGACATCGGCACCCGGCTCGACACGCGCACGTTCGACTTCGAGCGGGCGCGCCGACTGGATACGCTGGTGCGCAGCTACGGCGCCCTCATCAAAGGGCATTACACCGACGACGTGGACCGCCTCGATCTGTACCCGAAGGCGGGCATCGGCGGGGCCAACGTGGGCCCGGGCTTGGCCGCCATCGAGTTTGAGGCGCTGGAAGGCCTGGTGGACGAAGCCCGTCGCCGCGGTCTTTCGGTCACCTTTGATCAGGCCATTCGTCAGGCCGTCGTCGAAAGCGGGCGCTGGACGAAGTGGCTGCAGCCGGAAGAGAAAGGCCGACCGTTCGAGGCGCTGGACCCTGAGCGACAACGCTGGCTGGTGGCCACCGGCAGCCGCTACGTGTGGACGCATCCGGCCGTCCTGCAGGCCCGCCGCGAACTCTACGAGGCGCTCGCCCCCTGGCTCGATGCCGACGCCTTCGTGCGCGAACGCATCAAAACACGCCTGATGGACTACTTCCGCGCCTTCAACCTGATTGAGTTCAATGAGCGCCTGAAAGCTTTCCTGCCCGAATGA
- a CDS encoding CCA tRNA nucleotidyltransferase: MTVTVRPLPLRIQERLASRPYAPLLRRIGELGQQHEIPVYAVGGVVRDLFLDRPTTDIDFVTVGPGTGIRLARLVARALGGRTVHVYENFGTAAIRVPTPDRSGVFVLEFVAARRESYRKDSRKPIVEDGTLDDDLRRRDFTINAMAIDLWPSRWGTLIDPFHGRRDLRQRLLRTPLDPRQTFEDDPLRMIRAARFAAQLNFRVEPDTFAAMREKAHRVEILSQERITDELQKILCAPQPSIGFKILESTGILARIFPELVALKGVETIDGHRHKDNFFHTLQVVDNVARMTADRPCEDDAVWLRWAALLHDIAKPATKRFVPGTGWTFHGHEDLGARMVPRIFRRLKLPMDERMAYVQKLVRLHHRPVALVDEQVTDSAIRRLLFEAGDDLEDLMLLVRADITSKNPRRVRRYLEAFDRLEVRMAEVEEKDRIRNFQPPVDGEEIMRTLGIGEGVAVGIIKEAIKEAILEGRIPNEHDAAFQYMMEIKDEALRRAALFEEMAATLKGPERRALGAIKEVIFKGELPADREEALAYLHRVKEEALAQAEEPA, translated from the coding sequence ATGACGGTGACGGTTCGGCCTCTACCGCTGCGCATACAGGAACGCCTGGCGTCGCGACCCTACGCGCCCCTGCTGCGTCGGATCGGCGAGCTGGGACAGCAGCACGAAATCCCGGTCTATGCCGTGGGCGGCGTCGTGCGCGATCTGTTTCTGGACCGTCCGACCACCGACATCGACTTTGTGACGGTGGGACCCGGGACGGGCATCCGGCTGGCCCGCCTCGTGGCGCGCGCTCTGGGGGGCCGCACCGTGCACGTTTACGAAAACTTCGGCACGGCGGCCATCCGTGTCCCCACACCGGATCGCAGCGGTGTATTCGTGCTGGAGTTCGTGGCAGCCCGTCGCGAAAGCTATCGCAAAGACTCGCGCAAGCCCATCGTCGAAGACGGCACCCTCGACGACGACCTGCGCCGCCGCGATTTCACCATCAACGCGATGGCCATCGACCTGTGGCCCTCTCGCTGGGGAACGCTGATCGATCCGTTCCACGGGCGGCGCGATCTCCGGCAACGGCTGCTGCGCACGCCGCTCGATCCGCGCCAGACCTTCGAGGACGATCCGCTCCGTATGATCCGGGCGGCCCGCTTTGCCGCACAACTGAACTTCCGCGTGGAGCCCGACACGTTCGCGGCGATGCGGGAAAAGGCCCACCGCGTCGAAATTCTCAGCCAGGAGCGCATCACCGACGAGCTGCAGAAGATCCTGTGCGCGCCGCAGCCGTCCATCGGCTTCAAAATTCTGGAATCCACCGGCATCCTGGCGCGCATCTTCCCCGAGCTGGTGGCGCTCAAGGGCGTCGAGACCATCGACGGACACCGCCACAAGGACAACTTCTTCCACACGCTGCAGGTGGTGGATAACGTGGCCCGTATGACGGCCGACCGCCCCTGCGAGGACGACGCCGTGTGGCTGCGCTGGGCGGCCCTGCTGCACGACATCGCCAAGCCGGCCACCAAACGTTTCGTGCCGGGCACGGGCTGGACCTTCCACGGACACGAAGACCTGGGCGCCCGGATGGTCCCCCGCATCTTCCGTCGGCTCAAGTTGCCTATGGACGAGCGCATGGCCTACGTGCAGAAGCTCGTCCGCCTGCACCACCGACCCGTCGCGCTCGTCGACGAACAGGTGACCGACTCGGCCATCCGGCGACTGCTCTTCGAGGCCGGCGATGACCTGGAGGATCTGATGCTGCTGGTGCGGGCCGACATCACCTCCAAGAATCCCCGGCGCGTGCGTCGCTATCTGGAGGCTTTCGATCGGCTGGAGGTCCGCATGGCCGAAGTGGAGGAAAAGGACCGCATCCGCAACTTTCAGCCGCCCGTCGATGGCGAGGAGATCATGCGCACGCTGGGCATCGGCGAAGGCGTGGCCGTGGGTATCATCAAAGAGGCCATCAAAGAAGCCATTCTCGAAGGGCGCATTCCCAACGAGCACGACGCGGCCTTTCAGTACATGATGGAAATCAAGGACGAAGCGCTGCGGCGCGCGGCGCTGTTCGAGGAGATGGCCGCTACGCTCAAAGGGCCCGAACGACGGGCGCTGGGAGCGATCAAGGAGGTGATCTTCAAAGGCGAGCTACCGGCCGATCGGGAAGAAGCCCTCGCCTATCTGCATCGGGTCAAAGAAGAAGCACTGGCTCAGGCGGAAGAGCCGGCCTGA
- a CDS encoding Gfo/Idh/MocA family protein — protein sequence MDRPQATESAPAFRIGLIGGGREARSLHAALRALYSDIARFAESTLDVPDARLAAWMQALDVVFIATPPAERFRVTEIALREGVHCFVAWPPAPAFQDLERLGRLAEEAHAEVGVSRPLRFHPALQEVRDGAPPALLVYRQQVGGRGVVPWHARLAEAVDLCCALARSSSVLRIEGEAVRGGPTWLEAVAFGLRFHSGTYAQVLMWRDGDDTSPELYLARTGWHRWLRLDTSDERLTKAEVLAFLQALAARQPAPVSLLETLQVLRIVERLMSRLR from the coding sequence ATGGACAGGCCGCAGGCTACTGAATCGGCACCGGCGTTTCGCATCGGGCTGATCGGCGGCGGCCGGGAAGCCCGCAGCCTGCACGCTGCCCTGCGCGCGCTTTATTCGGATATTGCCCGCTTTGCGGAAAGCACGCTGGACGTGCCGGACGCCCGGCTGGCCGCCTGGATGCAGGCGCTGGACGTGGTCTTCATTGCCACGCCACCGGCCGAGCGCTTCCGGGTGACGGAAATCGCCCTGCGGGAAGGGGTGCACTGCTTCGTGGCCTGGCCCCCGGCCCCGGCCTTTCAGGATCTGGAGCGGTTGGGGCGTCTGGCCGAAGAAGCCCACGCGGAGGTGGGCGTCAGCCGGCCGCTGCGCTTCCATCCGGCATTGCAGGAGGTGCGGGATGGCGCGCCCCCCGCCCTGCTCGTTTACCGACAGCAGGTGGGCGGGCGTGGCGTGGTGCCCTGGCACGCCCGACTGGCCGAAGCCGTCGACCTGTGCTGCGCGCTGGCCCGCTCCAGCAGCGTGCTCCGTATCGAAGGGGAGGCCGTCCGGGGTGGTCCTACCTGGCTCGAAGCGGTGGCCTTCGGATTGCGCTTTCACAGCGGGACCTATGCGCAGGTGCTGATGTGGCGCGACGGCGACGACACCTCGCCCGAACTGTACCTGGCGCGCACCGGTTGGCACCGCTGGCTCCGACTCGACACATCCGACGAGCGCCTGACGAAGGCCGAAGTCCTTGCCTTTCTGCAGGCCCTGGCCGCCCGCCAGCCGGCCCCGGTCTCGCTCCTGGAAACCCTGCAGGTGCTCCGGATCGTCGAACGTTTGATGAGCCGGCTGCGTTAA
- the ggt gene encoding gamma-glutamyltransferase, with protein sequence MKGTGNVPIWLILLLMWIPLSHGRAQVFGHGGGDRLVGAPFATRSPVLARHGMAATSQPLATQVALDILKKGGSAVDAAIAANAVLGLMEPTGCGIGGDLFAIVWDPETRRLYGLNASGRSPQGLSFETMVAEARRLQPPESGEPPTIPLWGVLPVTVPGAVDGWFELHARFGRLPMREVLAPAIRYAREGFPVSQVIAYYWAQNLERFQENRHLIPEFDNALRTFFPGGRAPREGEIFRNPDLARTYELLAEQGRDAFYRGVIAETIDAYMRRIGGYLRKEDLAAHRSEWVEPVSVNYRGYDVYELPPNGQGIAVLQMLNILEGFDLKAMGWGSADYLHVMAEAKRLAFEDRARFYADPDFYRVPLEQLLSKEYAAERRRLIRMDTVMAEVGPGLDEPLPDGDTIYLTVADSSGMKVSLIQSNYTGMGSGLVPDGLGFMLQDRGALFALVPGHPNAYAPGKRPFHTIIPGFVMKDGEPWLSFGVMGGDMQPQGHVQVLTNLIDFGMNVQEAGDAARWRHIGGRTPLGTSEGAGVLLLESGFDPAVVQELERRGHRVRFTRGAFGGYQAILCDSTGVYHGASEMRKDGQAAGY encoded by the coding sequence ATGAAAGGCACCGGTAACGTTCCGATCTGGCTGATTCTGCTGCTCATGTGGATTCCGCTTTCGCATGGCCGGGCCCAGGTGTTCGGGCACGGCGGCGGCGACCGGCTCGTCGGCGCGCCGTTTGCCACCCGGAGCCCGGTGCTGGCCCGCCACGGCATGGCCGCCACCAGCCAGCCACTGGCCACGCAGGTGGCCCTGGACATTCTGAAAAAAGGCGGCTCGGCCGTCGATGCGGCCATCGCCGCCAATGCCGTCCTGGGACTGATGGAGCCCACCGGGTGCGGGATCGGCGGCGACCTGTTCGCCATCGTATGGGATCCGGAAACGCGGCGGCTCTACGGGCTGAACGCCAGCGGCCGCTCGCCGCAGGGACTCTCGTTCGAGACCATGGTGGCCGAGGCGCGACGCCTGCAGCCTCCGGAGTCCGGCGAGCCGCCCACGATCCCGCTCTGGGGCGTGTTGCCGGTCACGGTGCCCGGCGCGGTGGATGGCTGGTTCGAGCTGCACGCCCGCTTCGGTCGCCTGCCCATGCGCGAGGTGCTGGCCCCGGCCATTCGCTACGCCCGCGAGGGCTTTCCCGTCTCGCAGGTGATCGCTTACTACTGGGCGCAGAACCTGGAGCGGTTTCAGGAAAACCGGCACCTGATCCCCGAATTCGACAACGCGCTCCGCACGTTCTTCCCCGGCGGCCGGGCCCCTCGCGAGGGGGAAATCTTTCGCAACCCGGATCTGGCCCGCACCTACGAACTGCTGGCCGAACAGGGCCGGGATGCCTTCTACCGGGGCGTGATCGCCGAGACGATCGACGCCTACATGCGCCGCATCGGGGGCTATCTGCGTAAAGAAGACCTGGCCGCCCACCGGAGCGAATGGGTCGAGCCCGTCTCGGTCAACTATCGCGGCTATGACGTCTACGAGCTGCCGCCCAACGGCCAGGGGATCGCCGTGTTGCAGATGCTCAACATTCTGGAAGGGTTCGACCTGAAGGCCATGGGCTGGGGCAGTGCCGACTACCTGCACGTCATGGCCGAGGCCAAGCGGCTGGCCTTCGAGGATCGCGCCCGTTTCTACGCCGATCCAGACTTCTATCGGGTTCCGCTGGAGCAGCTGCTCTCCAAAGAATACGCGGCCGAGCGTCGCCGCCTGATCCGCATGGATACGGTGATGGCCGAAGTGGGACCGGGCCTGGACGAGCCGCTGCCGGACGGCGACACGATTTATCTGACCGTGGCCGACTCGTCGGGTATGAAGGTCTCGCTCATTCAGAGCAACTATACGGGCATGGGGAGCGGCCTGGTGCCCGACGGGCTGGGCTTCATGCTGCAGGATCGCGGGGCGCTCTTCGCGCTGGTGCCCGGCCATCCCAACGCCTACGCGCCCGGCAAGCGTCCTTTCCATACGATCATTCCGGGCTTCGTGATGAAAGACGGCGAGCCCTGGCTCAGCTTCGGTGTGATGGGCGGCGACATGCAGCCACAGGGGCATGTGCAGGTGCTCACGAACCTGATCGATTTTGGCATGAACGTGCAGGAGGCGGGCGATGCGGCCCGCTGGCGGCACATCGGCGGCCGCACGCCACTGGGCACGAGCGAAGGCGCGGGCGTACTGTTGCTCGAAAGCGGCTTCGATCCGGCCGTCGTGCAGGAGCTGGAGCGCCGCGGTCATCGCGTCCGGTTCACGCGCGGCGCCTTCGGCGGCTACCAGGCCATTCTGTGCGATTCAACAGGCGTCTATCACGGAGCTTCGGAGATGCGCAAGGATGGACAGGCCGCAGGCTACTGA
- a CDS encoding O-acetyl-ADP-ribose deacetylase: MRVQQGDFTLEIVQGDITKQPDMEAIVNAANAQLMPGGGVAGAIHRAAGPELAEACRPLAPIRPGQAVITPGFRLPNRYVIHVLGPVYGRDVPSDQILAEAYRNALKLADEHGIRSVAFPAISTGVFGYPMEEAAEVALKTVLEEAPKLRHVRHVRFVLFDERARRIHEEVLARLQATPES, translated from the coding sequence ATGCGGGTGCAGCAGGGTGATTTTACGCTGGAGATCGTTCAGGGCGACATCACAAAGCAGCCCGACATGGAAGCCATCGTCAACGCGGCCAATGCGCAGCTCATGCCGGGTGGGGGCGTGGCCGGTGCCATCCACCGGGCGGCCGGACCCGAACTGGCCGAAGCCTGCCGGCCGCTGGCGCCGATCCGTCCAGGTCAGGCCGTGATCACGCCCGGCTTCCGGCTGCCCAACCGGTACGTGATTCACGTACTGGGGCCGGTTTACGGGCGCGATGTGCCCTCGGACCAGATCCTGGCCGAAGCCTATCGCAACGCACTGAAGCTGGCCGACGAACATGGCATCCGCTCGGTGGCGTTTCCGGCGATTTCCACCGGCGTGTTCGGCTACCCGATGGAAGAGGCCGCGGAAGTGGCGCTGAAAACCGTACTCGAAGAAGCGCCGAAGCTCAGGCACGTGCGCCACGTGCGGTTCGTGCTCTTCGACGAACGCGCCCGCAGGATCCACGAAGAGGTTCTGGCCCGCCTTCAAGCTACCCCCGAGTCGTGA
- the fabF gene encoding beta-ketoacyl-ACP synthase II, translated as MQPTHMVRPRRVVVTGLGAITPIGLSPQEFWDAMMRGESGAGPITRFDASCFETRFACELKGFDPLNYMDRKLARRLDSYAQYALAAARQALSDAGIDTSTLSDEARERFGVVFGSGIGGLRLFEEQTALYLREGPRRLSPFFVPMMISNMAAGLIAIEHDLRGPNYSVVSACATGNHALIDATMLLRHGHADVVLCGGSEAPITPLGIGGFNAMKALSTRNDDPKTASRPFDKNRDGFVVGEGAGALVLETLEHALARGARIYAELIGFGMSDDAYHFAAPEPTGRGARQSMLHALQDAGIAPEEVDYINMHATSTPVGDPIESEAIKGVFGEHAYRLSCSATKSMTGHLLGAAGAVEAVATVLAIWHQTVPPTINVEELDPACDLDYTLHKPRQREIRVALSNGFGFGGHNATVAFRRYEE; from the coding sequence ATGCAGCCGACTCACATGGTCAGGCCCCGACGGGTGGTCGTCACCGGACTGGGCGCCATCACGCCGATCGGGCTTTCGCCGCAGGAATTCTGGGACGCCATGATGCGCGGTGAAAGCGGTGCCGGGCCGATCACCCGCTTCGACGCTTCCTGCTTCGAGACGCGCTTTGCCTGCGAGCTGAAAGGATTCGACCCCCTCAACTACATGGACCGCAAGCTGGCCCGCCGACTGGATTCATACGCCCAGTACGCGCTGGCGGCCGCCCGGCAGGCGCTCAGCGATGCGGGGATCGACACGAGCACGCTCTCGGACGAAGCACGCGAGCGCTTCGGCGTGGTCTTCGGCAGCGGCATCGGCGGGCTTCGCCTTTTCGAGGAGCAGACGGCGCTGTACCTGCGCGAGGGGCCGCGCCGGCTTTCGCCGTTCTTCGTGCCCATGATGATCTCGAACATGGCGGCCGGATTGATCGCCATCGAGCACGACCTGCGCGGTCCGAACTACTCGGTGGTGTCGGCCTGCGCCACCGGCAACCACGCGCTGATCGACGCCACAATGCTGCTGCGGCACGGCCACGCCGATGTGGTGCTCTGCGGCGGCAGCGAGGCGCCCATCACGCCGCTGGGCATCGGCGGCTTCAACGCCATGAAGGCGCTTTCCACGCGCAACGACGATCCCAAAACGGCCAGCCGCCCCTTCGACAAGAACCGGGACGGCTTCGTGGTGGGCGAAGGGGCCGGCGCCCTTGTGCTGGAAACGCTGGAGCATGCGCTGGCGCGCGGCGCCCGCATCTACGCCGAGTTGATCGGCTTCGGGATGTCGGACGACGCCTATCATTTTGCCGCGCCGGAGCCGACCGGCCGGGGTGCCCGTCAGTCGATGCTGCATGCGCTTCAGGATGCCGGCATTGCGCCGGAAGAAGTGGATTACATCAACATGCACGCGACCTCGACCCCGGTGGGCGATCCGATCGAGTCGGAGGCCATCAAGGGTGTCTTCGGCGAACATGCCTACCGGCTGAGCTGCTCGGCCACCAAGAGCATGACGGGGCATCTGCTGGGCGCGGCCGGGGCCGTCGAGGCGGTCGCGACCGTGCTGGCCATCTGGCACCAGACCGTTCCGCCCACGATCAACGTCGAGGAGCTGGATCCGGCCTGCGATCTGGACTACACGCTGCACAAGCCCCGTCAGCGTGAGATCCGCGTGGCGCTTTCCAACGGATTCGGCTTCGGCGGCCACAACGCCACGGTAGCCTTCCGGCGCTATGAAGAATGA
- the fmt gene encoding methionyl-tRNA formyltransferase: MKNEEAKQREATSPLRIVFMGTPEFAVPSLERLVEAGYRPVAVVTGPDRPRGRGQRVQPTPVKEAALRLGLSPILQPESVRDPAFAEAIAALQPDVIVVVAFKILPPEVYSQARLGAFNLHASLLPRYRGAAPIHRAIMAGETETGVTTFFLRPEVDTGEIILQKRTPIGPEETAGELHDRLMHLGAEAVLETVRLIERGEAHPRPQDDSQATLAPKLTREEARVPWDRPAQVVHNHIRGLSPHPGAWTMHGDRLLKLYRSRLAEGEGPPGTVLEADDRLVVACGEGAVELLELQQEGRRVLPADAFLRGYPLRPGDRLY, encoded by the coding sequence ATGAAGAATGAAGAAGCGAAGCAGCGGGAGGCCACGTCTCCGCTGCGTATCGTATTCATGGGCACGCCCGAGTTCGCCGTGCCCTCGCTCGAGCGGCTGGTCGAAGCCGGTTACCGTCCGGTGGCGGTGGTGACCGGCCCCGATCGCCCGCGCGGCCGGGGTCAGCGCGTGCAGCCCACCCCCGTCAAAGAAGCGGCGTTGCGTCTGGGGCTGTCGCCCATTCTGCAACCGGAGTCCGTGCGCGACCCGGCCTTTGCGGAGGCCATCGCCGCCCTGCAGCCTGACGTCATCGTGGTGGTCGCCTTCAAGATCCTGCCGCCCGAGGTGTACTCGCAGGCGCGGCTGGGCGCCTTCAACCTGCACGCCTCCCTGCTGCCGCGCTACCGGGGTGCCGCGCCCATTCACCGGGCCATCATGGCCGGCGAGACGGAGACCGGCGTCACCACGTTCTTTCTGCGCCCCGAGGTGGACACCGGCGAAATCATTCTGCAGAAGCGTACGCCGATCGGTCCCGAGGAGACGGCCGGCGAACTGCACGATCGGCTCATGCATCTGGGCGCCGAGGCCGTGCTCGAAACCGTCCGGCTGATCGAGCGGGGCGAGGCGCATCCCCGGCCACAGGACGACAGCCAGGCCACGCTGGCCCCCAAGCTCACCCGCGAGGAGGCGCGCGTGCCCTGGGATCGTCCGGCCCAGGTGGTCCACAACCACATCCGGGGACTCTCGCCGCATCCCGGCGCCTGGACGATGCACGGCGACCGCCTGCTCAAGCTCTACCGCTCGCGCCTGGCTGAAGGCGAAGGGCCTCCGGGCACCGTGCTGGAAGCCGATGATCGGCTGGTGGTGGCCTGCGGCGAGGGCGCCGTGGAGCTTCTGGAATTGCAGCAGGAAGGGCGCCGCGTGCTTCCGGCCGATGCGTTCCTGCGCGGCTATCCGCTCCGCCCCGGCGATCGACTGTACTGA
- a CDS encoding galactokinase, which yields MDLPPANGTNSHLLRTYREALARLEAEAPPAPEEHRGRCQALLQRLGPADIGAARTAFVHGTPGLLAAHTHYFDGFALLLTAPHGTAVSVRPAREQTSRLLFPLDETPWTLPLDASVPPDWPLEVVLAFSVLRHCYPEQAFDMAVFSSVPPFAREMRLASLAVALTHALQPTADRSDAQLRALADVIERCTGFPFSVAYLLAASVARPGTFVLIDAATLEHLELEAPPPDVLRWLLLDAGCTLLPPPDHHRRQRALAHQIVEILQRRGFRELTSLRELAYRDLSRAQALLPRRLHPVLRYLVSENHRVHHMVVAIRQQDWQKLGSLLLMSHAALRYDWQASCAEADLIVEVAEAMSLEGIFGASMNGYGNGVLVAGRPFQLPVYLERLQQTFETHFGRTPEAHLI from the coding sequence ATGGACCTCCCCCCTGCCAACGGCACCAACAGTCACCTGCTGCGCACCTATCGGGAAGCGCTCGCCCGCCTGGAGGCCGAAGCGCCCCCTGCGCCGGAGGAGCACAGGGGGCGATGTCAGGCGCTGCTGCAGCGGCTGGGTCCGGCCGACATCGGAGCCGCACGCACGGCCTTCGTGCACGGCACGCCGGGACTGCTGGCCGCCCATACGCATTACTTCGACGGCTTTGCCCTGCTGCTGACCGCGCCGCACGGGACGGCCGTGAGCGTACGCCCGGCCCGCGAACAGACCAGTCGCCTGCTGTTTCCTCTGGACGAGACCCCCTGGACACTCCCGCTCGACGCGTCCGTGCCGCCGGACTGGCCGCTCGAAGTGGTGCTGGCCTTTTCGGTGCTGCGCCATTGCTATCCCGAGCAGGCCTTCGACATGGCGGTGTTCAGTTCCGTGCCGCCGTTTGCCCGCGAGATGCGGCTGGCTTCACTGGCCGTCGCCCTGACGCACGCCCTGCAGCCCACCGCCGATCGCTCGGACGCGCAACTCCGGGCCCTGGCGGACGTCATCGAGCGCTGCACGGGCTTTCCCTTCAGCGTCGCCTACCTGCTGGCCGCCTCGGTGGCCCGACCCGGTACGTTCGTGCTGATCGACGCCGCCACGCTCGAACACCTCGAACTGGAAGCGCCCCCACCGGACGTACTGCGCTGGCTGCTGCTCGACGCCGGCTGCACGCTGCTGCCGCCCCCCGACCACCACCGTCGGCAACGTGCCCTGGCTCACCAGATCGTCGAGATTCTGCAGCGCCGGGGCTTTCGCGAACTCACCTCCCTGCGCGAGCTGGCCTATCGCGACCTATCCCGCGCCCAGGCCCTGCTGCCCCGTCGGCTGCATCCGGTACTCCGCTACCTGGTCTCCGAAAACCACCGGGTGCACCATATGGTCGTGGCCATCCGGCAGCAGGACTGGCAGAAGCTGGGCTCACTATTGCTCATGTCGCACGCGGCCCTGCGGTACGACTGGCAGGCTTCCTGCGCCGAGGCCGATCTGATCGTCGAAGTGGCCGAGGCGATGAGCCTGGAGGGCATCTTCGGCGCCAGCATGAACGGCTACGGCAACGGCGTGCTGGTAGCCGGACGTCCCTTTCAGCTGCCCGTCTATCTGGAACGCCTGCAGCAGACCTTCGAGACCCACTTTGGCCGCACGCCCGAAGCGCACCTGATCTGA
- a CDS encoding AAA family ATPase, with amino-acid sequence MPSFDLARVNARIEADGAFLDDLRAEVGRVIVGQRYLIDRLLIGLLCGGHVLLEGVPGLAKTLTVSTLARALGVQFQRIQFTPDLLPADLLGTLYFNQKEGTFSIRKGPIFANLILADEINRAPAKVQSALLESMQERQVTLGDTTFRLPEPFLVLATQNPIEQEGTYPLPEAQLDRFMLKLRVDYPSREEELAIMRRMARTDALPEVRTVATGDDVLRARQALNELYVDERVEQYIVDLVVATRTPEAYGLAELRPYLEFGASPRATIYLNLAARAHAFLEHRPYVTPDDVRAVAPDVLRHRLVLSYEAEAEAVTSDTLVERLLAHIPVP; translated from the coding sequence ATGCCTTCGTTCGACCTGGCGCGCGTCAATGCCCGCATCGAAGCGGACGGTGCCTTTCTGGACGACCTGCGGGCCGAAGTGGGCCGCGTGATCGTCGGCCAGCGCTACCTGATCGACCGCCTGCTGATCGGCCTGCTCTGCGGCGGGCACGTCCTGCTGGAAGGCGTGCCGGGTCTGGCCAAGACGCTGACAGTCAGCACACTGGCCCGCGCGCTGGGCGTGCAGTTTCAGCGCATTCAGTTCACGCCTGACTTGCTCCCGGCCGATCTGCTGGGAACGCTCTATTTCAACCAGAAAGAAGGAACGTTTTCCATCCGGAAGGGACCGATCTTCGCCAACCTGATTCTGGCCGACGAGATCAACCGGGCCCCGGCCAAGGTGCAGAGTGCCCTGCTCGAAAGCATGCAGGAACGCCAGGTGACGCTGGGCGACACGACATTCCGGCTGCCCGAGCCCTTTCTGGTGCTGGCCACCCAGAATCCGATCGAGCAGGAAGGCACCTATCCGCTGCCCGAGGCCCAGCTCGACCGCTTCATGCTCAAGCTTCGTGTCGATTACCCTTCGCGCGAGGAAGAGCTGGCCATCATGCGGCGCATGGCGCGCACGGACGCGTTGCCCGAGGTGCGCACGGTCGCCACGGGTGACGACGTGCTGCGGGCCCGCCAGGCGCTCAACGAACTGTACGTGGACGAACGCGTCGAGCAGTACATCGTGGACCTGGTGGTGGCCACACGCACGCCCGAGGCGTACGGTCTGGCCGAACTGCGGCCCTACCTTGAGTTTGGCGCTTCGCCCCGCGCCACGATCTACCTGAACCTGGCCGCACGGGCCCATGCGTTTCTGGAGCACCGGCCCTACGTAACCCCCGACGACGTGCGCGCCGTGGCGCCCGACGTGCTCCGCCATCGCCTGGTGCTCAGCTACGAAGCCGAAGCGGAAGCCGTCACCAGCGACACGCTGGTCGAGCGCCTGCTGGCTCATATTCCCGTACCCTGA